One Fusarium falciforme chromosome 12, complete sequence DNA window includes the following coding sequences:
- a CDS encoding HET domain-containing protein yields the protein MTSYTYKPVTTSQIRLVTVTQPTQDGPLEASLEHVELNPEDPIKYTALSYCWGDPSNLVELPCDGEVLRVTPSLYEALGEIIKFSPHKALWIDQICINQDDLEEKAEQVSKMSMIYDKAETVLAWLGPAIASTPLAFDFVKKVGDIALPKATDMFRWDAYADDGEHEKTKLERVEKFTQEQSLELGIPFDDETSWDAFSEFFDRPWFQRMWTVQEIIQARKAIVVCGPHSLPWEHVSAAARWFCHKAKAIHDRNSRKVDGMCLVTQMVAIPWRSKSGSEYMPQLFGQKTRPTCRWALRDLLERLRPRQATDPRDKVFALVGISEEDRRFWGDKGVRIDYSLSVEEVYAQATEEIIKSEFMDGLDTIWSARQRSEVPGWPSWVPDWRMETGYGCTWGIGQPFKETEGDKGKHTFIPTEEPLALAVQGKIIGRVTYRSQYRHFGELFQNSRLREVYNDCMDRLKSYPTGEEVETAFGLTLIGGLPLTKTLQRKNITTETYTEKYMNFYDVTQMSRETPEQDAARNEILQTFYKLGFDLSWIQEVMDAYCERRFFVADSGHMGLGHHEMLEGDLIVAVVGLRWPCVLRPKSENHDDGFKFIGEAYCHGLMNGEAIQELPKDEEDNYIGQLILLK from the exons ATGACTTCTTACACTTACAAACCGGTGACTACGTCCCAGATCCGCCTCGTCACCGTCACTCAGCCTACCCAAGACGGCCCACTCGAGGCGAGCCTTGAGCATGTCGAGCTGAATCCCGAAGACCCTATCAAATACACGGCACTTTCATACTGCTGGGGGGATCCTAGCAATCTTGTCGAATTACCGTGTGATGGAGAAGTCCTCAGAGTCACTCCCTCGTTGTATGAGGCGCTTGGCGAGATCATCAAGTTCAGCCCCCACAAGGCCTTGTGGATTGATCAAATATGCATCAATCAAGATGACTTGGAAGAAAAGGCGGAACAAGTCTCCAAAATGAGCATGATTTATGACA AGGCCGAAACAGTCCTTGCATGGTTGGGACCAGCTATTGCGTCCACTCCTTTGGCCTTTGACTTTGTCAAAAAAGTGGGCGACATTGCCCTCCCCAAGGCTACAGACATGTTTCGATGGGACGCATACGCCGACGACGGAGAGCACGAGAAGACAAAGCTTGAGCGAGTTGAGAAGTTCACCCAAGAACAGTCTCTCGAGTTGGGCATCCCTTTCGACGACGAGACCTCATGGGACGCCTTTTCTGAATTCTTTGACCGACCCTGGTTCCAACGCATGTGGACTGTACAAGAAATCATCCAAGCTCGCAAGGCCATTGTCGTCTGTGGACCACACAGCCTTCCTTGGGAGCACGTCAGCGCAGCAGCCAGGTGGTTCTGCCACAAAGCCAAAGCCATCCACGATAGGAACAGTCGCAAGGTGGATGGCATGTGCCTCGTCACCCAGATGGTTGCAATCCCATGGCGTTCCAAATCAGGCAGTGAATACATGCCTCAGCTCTTTGGCCAGAAGACGCGGCCTACATGCAGATGGGCGTTACGGGATCTTCTTGAACGTCTGCGACCTCGTCAAGCCACGGATCCTCGAGACAAGGTATTTGCCCTAGTTGGTATTAGTGAAGAGGATCGCCGCTTCTGGGGCGACAAGGGCGTGCGCATTGACTACTCACTCTCTGTCGAAGAGGTTTATGCCCAGGCAACCGAGGAGATCATCAAGTCAGAGTTCATGGATGGTCTGGACACCATATGGTCTGCCCGACAGCGGAGTGAAGTACCAGGATGGCCAAGCTGGGTCCCCGATTGGAGAATGGAGACTGGTTATGGCTGCACTTGGGGAATCGGTCAACCGTTCAAGGAAACCGAGGGTGACAAGGGCAAACACACCTTTATTCCCACAGAAGAGCCCCTTGCTCTCGCGGTTCAGGGCAAAATCATAGGCCGCGTCACATACAGAAGCCAGTACCGCCATTTCGGAGAGCTTTTCCAAAATAGTCGACTTCGAGAGGTGTACAATGACTGTATGGACCGGCTCAAGTCATATCCAACTGGAGAGGAAGTCGAAACCGCATTCGGCCTTACGCTCATTGGTGGTCTTCCATTGACCAAGACATTGCAGCGCAAGAACATCACAACGGAGACGTACACGGAAAAGTATATGAACTTTTACGACGTGACGCAAATGTCAAGGGAGACGCCGGAACAGGATGCTGCCCGCAACGAAATATTACAGACATTCTACAAGCTCGGGTTCGACTTGAGCTGGATTCAAGAAGTCATGGACGCCTACTGTGAGCGAAGATTCTTTGTCGCAGACAGTGGCCACATGGGACTAGGTCATCACGAAATGTTGGAAGGGGATCTGATTGTGGCTGTTGTTGGTCTCAGGTGGCCTTGTGTGCTGAGGCCTAAGAGTGAGAACCATGATGACGGTTTCAAGTTCATCGg